From the genome of Scytonema hofmannii PCC 7110, one region includes:
- a CDS encoding response regulator: protein MLEHLRSSDRVLVNKKVLIVDDDMRNIFALTSVLERYQMQVLYAENGRDGINVLENTPDIDVVLMDVMMPEMDGYETTRQIREDNKFKSLPIIALTAKAMQGDREKCIEAGASDYITKPVDTEQLLSLLRVWLYR, encoded by the coding sequence ATGTTAGAACATTTGCGTAGTAGCGATCGCGTACTTGTGAACAAGAAAGTTCTCATTGTAGATGATGATATGCGTAATATCTTTGCCCTTACAAGTGTGTTAGAGCGCTATCAAATGCAGGTTTTATATGCAGAAAATGGTAGAGACGGCATTAATGTTTTGGAAAACACACCGGATATTGATGTGGTTTTAATGGATGTGATGATGCCTGAAATGGATGGCTATGAAACGACACGTCAGATTCGCGAGGACAATAAATTTAAATCTTTGCCAATCATCGCGTTGACTGCTAAGGCAATGCAGGGTGACAGAGAAAAATGTATCGAAGCTGGTGCATCAGATTACATTACCAAACCAGTCGATACCGAGCAATTGC
- a CDS encoding CHASE3 domain-containing protein, translated as MFSNLRIGTKIGASFALGLAILGALGFISYRTTNNLIENSRWQTHTYQVLGGLNDLVSQLKDSETAQRGYLLTGEKRYLEPYNTALSVIENTVTNLRQLTADNPNQQRRINALKPIIDRKLINIQNSISLREKQELESVRQYLITDNGKTLMDEIRRIITEMKTEEQKLLEQRSISTQLATQQAIDTIIYGIPLSFLFLTLIAIYLNRNISQPLREISGVTQKLATGNLSLSVSTGKRQDEIGVLAQAFNQMIVNLRETTLRNNQENWLKSNLAKFSQMLQGQRSQETVSGMVLSELAPLVGAQQGVFYVMDFVDEQPMLKLLGSYAYQQPKHLSNQFRLGEGLIGQCALEKQKIILTDVPNDYISIVSGLGGSQPLNIIVLPVLFENQVTAVIELASFQRFSEIHLTFLDQVTETVGVVLNTIKSDTRTQQLLQQSQALAQELQSQQEELKQSNERLEQQAVELQASEELLIQQQKELQRSNEELQQLNVELEEKAELVSAQKKEVERKNQEIEYARRSLEEKAEQLALSSKYKSEFLANMSHELRTPLNSLLILAKLLADNVDGNLTDKYAKYCSTIYSSGKDLLALINEILNLAKIESGTMSIDIDQMLIAELYEHIERTFRQVTVDRGLNFFIESAPNLPRSLQTDAKRLQQVLQNLLANAFKFTERGEVRLRIFVATQGWSHEHQTLNRAQIVIGFAISDTGIGIAPDKQKIIFEAFQQADGTTSRKYGGTGLGLSISREITRLLGGEIQLVSRLGEGSTFTLYLPQAIQRDTGKLSLSTSPHLNVSASPVTFQAQGEPRSLTAPLPPTPLIDDRGNLKEGDRVLLIVEDDLNFARILLDMAQQMEFKCIVAHNGSMGLALAQQFHPSAIVLDIHLPETDGWTVLDRLKHDPNTRHIPVYIMTVEDGRQRSLQLGAIAYLQKPVSREELYQALTKIKGFVERRVKNLLVVEDDDTQRYSIVELIGNGDVATTAVSTGAEALKAIRERDFDCVVLDLGLPDMNGFELIEQIKQQPNGKALPIIVYTARELTRTEDIQLRRLAETIIVKEFVLQNVSSMKQPCSYIEFSQNYPHPSDKC; from the coding sequence ATGTTTTCTAATCTAAGAATTGGCACCAAGATAGGCGCAAGTTTTGCATTAGGGTTAGCAATTCTTGGTGCTCTTGGATTTATTTCATATCGCACCACAAATAATCTCATTGAAAATTCTCGCTGGCAAACTCATACCTATCAGGTGCTTGGGGGGTTAAATGATTTAGTTTCTCAGCTTAAAGATTCTGAAACAGCACAACGCGGTTACCTACTGACTGGAGAAAAGCGTTATTTGGAACCGTATAATACCGCACTTTCAGTTATTGAAAATACGGTCACAAATCTTCGCCAATTAACAGCAGATAACCCTAATCAGCAGCGCAGGATTAATGCTTTAAAACCAATAATTGACCGGAAATTAATTAATATTCAAAACTCGATTTCCTTACGAGAAAAACAAGAGCTTGAATCTGTAAGGCAATACTTGATAACAGATAATGGCAAAACGTTGATGGATGAAATCCGTCGGATAATTACTGAGATGAAAACCGAGGAGCAGAAATTATTAGAACAGCGTTCTATCTCAACTCAATTAGCTACCCAACAAGCAATTGATACTATTATTTATGGTATCCCTTTATCTTTTCTATTTTTAACTTTAATTGCTATTTATCTCAATAGAAACATTTCTCAGCCTCTGCGAGAAATCTCTGGAGTTACTCAAAAGTTAGCAACGGGAAATTTATCACTGAGTGTGTCTACCGGAAAGCGCCAAGACGAAATTGGAGTGTTGGCACAAGCGTTTAACCAAATGATTGTCAATTTGCGGGAGACAACTCTTAGAAATAACCAAGAAAACTGGCTGAAGTCCAATCTAGCTAAATTTAGCCAAATGTTGCAAGGTCAAAGAAGTCAGGAAACGGTTTCTGGAATGGTTCTCAGCGAGCTTGCACCGTTAGTAGGCGCACAACAAGGCGTTTTCTATGTCATGGATTTTGTTGATGAGCAGCCAATGCTCAAGCTTCTAGGTAGCTATGCTTACCAACAACCTAAGCACCTATCTAACCAATTCCGTCTAGGGGAAGGACTGATTGGACAATGTGCCCTGGAAAAACAGAAAATTATATTAACAGATGTACCAAACGATTACATCAGTATTGTTTCTGGTTTGGGAGGATCTCAACCGTTAAATATCATCGTGTTACCTGTATTATTTGAAAATCAAGTAACAGCAGTGATAGAGCTAGCCTCTTTCCAACGCTTTAGTGAGATTCATCTAACATTCCTCGACCAAGTTACTGAAACTGTTGGTGTAGTCCTGAATACGATTAAATCTGATACTCGTACTCAACAACTACTCCAACAGTCTCAAGCTCTAGCACAAGAGTTGCAAAGTCAGCAAGAAGAACTCAAGCAGAGTAATGAGCGATTGGAACAACAGGCCGTTGAGTTGCAAGCATCGGAAGAACTTTTGATTCAACAGCAAAAAGAGTTACAGCGATCTAACGAAGAATTACAGCAGCTTAACGTAGAACTTGAAGAAAAGGCGGAATTAGTGTCCGCACAAAAAAAAGAAGTCGAACGCAAGAATCAAGAAATTGAATATGCAAGGCGTTCTCTGGAAGAAAAAGCAGAGCAACTAGCACTTTCGTCAAAATACAAGTCTGAGTTTCTGGCAAATATGTCCCACGAATTGCGGACACCACTTAACAGTTTGCTAATTCTGGCTAAGTTGCTGGCAGATAACGTAGATGGCAACCTAACTGACAAATATGCCAAATACTGTAGCACAATTTACTCGTCGGGTAAAGATCTTTTGGCATTAATCAATGAAATTCTCAACCTAGCGAAAATCGAATCGGGAACTATGTCAATTGACATAGACCAAATGTTGATTGCGGAATTGTACGAGCACATTGAACGTACCTTTAGGCAAGTTACTGTCGATCGAGGACTCAATTTCTTCATTGAATCGGCTCCCAATCTCCCAAGAAGTCTCCAGACTGATGCCAAGCGTTTGCAACAAGTGTTGCAAAATTTGCTGGCAAATGCTTTTAAATTCACAGAGCGTGGCGAAGTCCGCTTACGGATCTTTGTCGCAACACAGGGATGGAGTCACGAGCACCAAACTTTAAATCGCGCTCAAATTGTCATTGGTTTTGCTATCAGCGATACAGGTATTGGCATTGCACCCGATAAGCAAAAGATTATTTTTGAGGCGTTCCAACAAGCTGATGGCACTACTAGTCGCAAATATGGCGGTACTGGTTTAGGCTTGTCCATTAGCCGCGAAATTACTCGTTTGCTTGGTGGAGAAATTCAGCTTGTCAGTCGTCTTGGTGAAGGAAGTACATTTACACTCTACTTACCTCAAGCAATACAGAGGGACACGGGGAAATTATCCCTCTCCACGTCCCCCCATCTCAATGTCTCTGCGTCTCCTGTTACCTTTCAAGCCCAAGGGGAACCCCGCTCTCTTACAGCGCCACTCCCCCCCACTCCCCTGATTGATGACAGAGGTAACCTCAAAGAGGGCGATCGCGTACTTCTGATTGTGGAAGATGACCTGAATTTTGCCCGCATCCTTTTAGATATGGCGCAACAGATGGAATTCAAGTGCATTGTTGCCCATAATGGCAGTATGGGTTTGGCACTCGCACAGCAATTTCATCCGTCAGCGATCGTTCTTGATATCCACTTACCAGAAACGGATGGTTGGACGGTGCTCGATCGCTTGAAGCACGATCCGAACACCCGCCACATCCCAGTGTATATTATGACTGTGGAAGATGGAAGGCAACGCAGTTTGCAACTAGGTGCAATCGCTTACCTACAAAAACCTGTTAGTCGTGAGGAGTTGTATCAAGCGTTGACTAAGATTAAAGGATTTGTTGAGCGTCGGGTGAAAAATCTGCTAGTTGTAGAAGACGATGATACTCAGCGGTATAGCATTGTAGAATTGATTGGCAATGGTGATGTTGCCACCACTGCTGTCAGTACTGGTGCTGAAGCACTAAAAGCGATACGCGAGCGAGACTTCGATTGTGTTGTTCTGGATTTAGGATTACCCGATATGAACGGGTTTGAACTGATAGAGCAAATCAAGCAACAGCCCAATGGAAAAGCACTACCGATTATTGTCTACACTGCAAGGGAGTTGACTAGAACAGAGGACATTCAACTGCGACGCTTGGCAGAAACAATTATTGTTAAAGAGTTTGTTCTCCAGAACGTCTCCTCGATGAAACAGCCTTGCTCTTACATAGAGTTCAGTCAGAATTACCCGCACCCAAGCGACAAATGTTAG